In Rouxiella sp. WC2420, the following proteins share a genomic window:
- a CDS encoding GMC family oxidoreductase: MAKKLPKTDVVVIGLGWAGSIIAHELADAGLDVVAIERGPWRDTARDFNIATVADELRYNTREELMLRNRQNTITIRNNPSQTALPMREWGSFHPGNGTGGAGNHWAGITFRFQPHEFQLRTYLLDKYGAKEMPPELVLQDWGTDWSEMEPHYAKFEQLAGVSGKASNVNGEHHEGGNPFEGMRSIEYPTRPMDQPYGPTLFAEAARNMGYKAFPVPSSLISEPYTNPLGIKMGPCTFCGFCTNYGCANYSKASAITTVLPALIRKDNFEARTSCEVMKVVMDASGKKATGVIYIDSSGDEWEQPADLVVVSAYTFENVRLMLLSGIGKPYDPVSNSGTTGRNYAYQTANGVQLFFDDKNFNPFIGAGAVGMGIDEFNNDNFDHSGLGFFGGGSIRVTPIGAAPIGYRPVPPGTPKWGKEWKQTTVKNYLSSMSIGCEASSYTIRTNYLSLDPTYKDPLGRPLLRVTFDFPQNDLKMAQYCTSKVGEIAKAMNPRQYVESPTKGHWNGTPYQSSHVCGGFVMGADPSTSSVNKYLQVWDVPNLFVVGASAFPQNPGYNPTGTVGALAFKAAEAIRDRYLKNPGEMIV; this comes from the coding sequence ATGGCGAAAAAACTCCCTAAGACCGACGTAGTCGTGATTGGTCTCGGCTGGGCTGGATCGATTATTGCCCATGAACTGGCCGATGCCGGGCTTGATGTTGTTGCTATTGAACGCGGCCCATGGCGCGATACCGCGCGTGATTTTAACATTGCTACCGTGGCTGACGAACTGCGCTACAACACCCGCGAAGAGCTGATGCTGCGCAACCGGCAAAACACCATCACTATCCGTAATAATCCGTCGCAAACCGCGCTACCGATGCGCGAATGGGGCTCGTTCCATCCGGGTAACGGTACTGGCGGCGCTGGCAACCATTGGGCAGGTATTACTTTCCGCTTCCAGCCCCACGAGTTTCAATTACGTACTTATCTGCTTGATAAGTATGGCGCTAAAGAGATGCCGCCGGAGCTGGTGCTGCAAGACTGGGGCACCGACTGGAGCGAGATGGAACCGCATTACGCCAAGTTCGAACAGTTGGCTGGCGTGTCGGGCAAAGCCTCGAACGTCAACGGCGAACATCACGAAGGCGGTAATCCGTTTGAAGGCATGCGATCTATTGAATATCCAACACGCCCCATGGATCAACCTTACGGGCCAACTCTGTTTGCCGAAGCCGCACGCAACATGGGTTACAAGGCTTTCCCTGTGCCGTCATCGCTGATTTCCGAGCCTTACACCAACCCGTTGGGCATCAAAATGGGCCCCTGCACTTTCTGCGGCTTTTGTACCAACTACGGCTGCGCCAACTATTCCAAGGCCAGCGCAATCACTACTGTACTTCCCGCATTGATCCGCAAGGATAATTTTGAAGCGCGCACCAGCTGTGAAGTGATGAAAGTCGTGATGGATGCCAGCGGTAAAAAAGCCACCGGGGTGATTTATATCGACTCCTCCGGCGACGAGTGGGAACAGCCTGCTGACCTGGTAGTCGTTAGCGCCTACACTTTCGAGAACGTTCGCCTGATGCTGCTTTCCGGCATCGGCAAACCTTATGATCCAGTAAGTAACAGCGGCACCACCGGCCGTAACTATGCTTATCAGACCGCGAACGGCGTGCAGCTTTTCTTCGACGACAAAAACTTCAACCCGTTTATCGGCGCGGGTGCGGTGGGCATGGGTATCGACGAATTTAACAACGATAACTTTGACCACAGCGGGCTTGGCTTCTTCGGCGGCGGCAGCATTCGAGTAACGCCTATCGGCGCAGCTCCGATTGGCTATCGCCCGGTGCCGCCTGGAACGCCAAAATGGGGTAAAGAATGGAAGCAAACCACGGTCAAGAACTACCTCAGCAGCATGTCGATCGGCTGTGAAGCCAGCAGTTACACCATCCGCACCAACTATCTGTCGCTGGACCCGACCTATAAAGATCCGCTGGGCCGGCCACTGCTGCGCGTCACCTTCGACTTTCCGCAAAATGACCTGAAAATGGCCCAGTACTGTACCAGCAAAGTCGGCGAAATCGCCAAGGCAATGAATCCGCGCCAGTACGTTGAAAGCCCGACCAAGGGCCATTGGAACGGAACCCCTTATCAGTCCTCGCACGTTTGCGGCGGATTTGTGATGGGTGCCGACCCGTCTACCAGCTCGGTGAATAAATATCTGCAAGTCTGGGATGTGCCAAACCTGTTTGTGGTGGGGGCTTCTGCCTTCCCGCAGAACCCGGGATACAACCCAACCGGTACCGTGGGTGCCTTGGCATTCAAGGCTGCCGAAGCGATCCGCGATCGTTATCTTAAAAATCCTGGGGAGATGATTGTATGA
- a CDS encoding DUF2442 domain-containing protein, which yields MLILCKENDLRVMNVRIDDSRLSVDLMDGRTITVPIAWYPRLYAGTPEQRNNWELAGAGLGIHWPDLDEDLSTEGLLMGIKGVAGLSPRH from the coding sequence ATGCTTATTTTATGTAAGGAAAATGACCTGCGCGTAATGAATGTGCGAATTGATGATAGCCGACTGTCGGTGGATTTGATGGATGGCAGAACAATTACCGTGCCCATCGCATGGTATCCCCGCCTCTATGCAGGCACTCCCGAGCAACGAAATAATTGGGAATTGGCAGGAGCCGGATTAGGCATACATTGGCCAGATCTTGATGAAGACCTAAGCACAGAAGGATTGCTGATGGGGATTAAGGGCGTTGCTGGTCTTTCACCTCGCCATTAG
- a CDS encoding DUF4160 domain-containing protein: MPTILRIGGFRFYFYSHEPNEPAHIHIDKGCATAKIWLHNLSIASSVGYRSHELRTIQRMVSDHRTVLQEAWDAYFM; the protein is encoded by the coding sequence ATGCCAACAATTTTAAGGATCGGCGGTTTTCGTTTCTATTTCTATAGCCACGAGCCCAACGAGCCAGCTCATATTCATATTGATAAGGGCTGCGCAACGGCTAAAATATGGTTACATAATCTGAGCATAGCAAGTAGTGTGGGATATCGTTCACATGAACTGCGAACAATTCAACGTATGGTCTCAGATCATCGAACCGTTTTACAGGAGGCTTGGGATGCTTATTTTATGTAA
- a CDS encoding M55 family metallopeptidase, with protein MKVFISADIEGIAGVMRPEQCSPGNVEYETARGLMEQEVNAAIAGAFEGGATQVVVADSHAMMQNLRAANIDSRARLVQGKPRGLSMLEGLEQGGYDGLMFVGFHSAAGEFGVLAHTINGRAFYRIKINGSVMGETDLYAALGAELDVPLWMVTGDDQLEKWVMRHYPAADYVCVKRAISANAAESISPEFARDKIRQQAAKSVKNAGKGVERRFGCPYRLELMVAKPVLADLFCMIPGVERIDAITVGYSSPQIAAIISLLGTFSYLATTQK; from the coding sequence ATGAAAGTATTTATATCCGCCGACATTGAAGGTATCGCGGGAGTGATGCGTCCAGAGCAGTGCAGTCCGGGTAACGTTGAATATGAAACCGCTCGCGGGCTGATGGAGCAAGAAGTTAACGCGGCGATTGCAGGAGCTTTCGAGGGCGGCGCAACCCAAGTCGTCGTCGCCGATAGCCATGCGATGATGCAGAACTTGCGCGCGGCCAATATTGACTCGCGTGCGCGTCTGGTGCAGGGAAAACCGCGTGGGCTATCGATGCTGGAAGGGCTGGAGCAGGGCGGCTATGACGGCTTGATGTTTGTCGGTTTTCACAGCGCAGCCGGTGAGTTTGGCGTGCTGGCGCATACTATTAATGGTCGGGCGTTTTATCGTATCAAAATTAATGGCAGCGTAATGGGTGAGACCGACCTCTATGCCGCGCTGGGTGCCGAGCTTGATGTCCCGCTGTGGATGGTCACCGGAGACGATCAGCTTGAAAAATGGGTAATGCGCCATTATCCCGCAGCGGATTACGTTTGCGTCAAGCGAGCGATTTCTGCCAATGCGGCCGAATCAATAAGTCCTGAATTCGCCCGCGATAAAATTCGTCAGCAGGCGGCTAAAAGTGTAAAAAATGCCGGTAAAGGCGTCGAACGTCGCTTTGGTTGTCCCTACAGGCTTGAGCTGATGGTCGCCAAACCCGTATTGGCCGATCTATTTTGTATGATACCTGGCGTTGAGCGTATTGATGCTATCACCGTAGGCTATTCCAGCCCGCAGATCGCGGCGATTATAAGCCTGCTCGGCACGTTCTCTTATCTGGCGACTACCCAGAAGTGA
- a CDS encoding ABC transporter permease subunit, producing the protein MVQPANTLPPLDPAEVAISSKDDIRSPWLDFFQSFIRHPMAIVSSIFILLLVLVAIFAPWIAPYDPQVPDWMALGAGPSAAHWFGTDDLGRDVLSRIIYGARISLYVGLLSVTLGMVAGVILGLLAGYYGKWLDMLIMRGSDVLFAFPGVMLAIAVVAILGPGLNNVIIAVAVFSVPVFARIVRASTLSIKQSAYVEAVRCVGAPDRVVILRHILPGTLSNVIVYFTMRIGTSILTAASLSFIGLGPEPDVPEWGNILAMSRNMMMAGKWNVSVFPGLAIFLTVLAFNLLGDALRDTLDPKLKK; encoded by the coding sequence ATGGTTCAGCCTGCAAATACCCTGCCGCCGTTGGATCCTGCCGAGGTGGCGATCAGTTCGAAAGATGACATCCGCTCGCCGTGGCTAGATTTTTTCCAGAGTTTTATTCGTCATCCGATGGCGATTGTCTCTTCGATTTTTATTCTGTTACTGGTGCTGGTGGCCATTTTTGCCCCGTGGATAGCGCCGTACGATCCGCAGGTGCCAGACTGGATGGCGTTAGGCGCCGGGCCTTCTGCCGCGCACTGGTTTGGCACCGATGACCTCGGGCGCGACGTGCTGAGTCGTATTATTTACGGTGCGCGTATTTCACTTTATGTCGGCCTGCTATCGGTAACCCTGGGCATGGTGGCGGGGGTTATTCTCGGCCTGCTTGCGGGTTATTACGGCAAATGGCTCGATATGCTGATCATGCGCGGCTCAGACGTGCTGTTTGCTTTCCCCGGCGTAATGCTGGCGATTGCGGTGGTTGCCATCCTCGGCCCGGGTTTAAACAATGTGATTATCGCAGTGGCGGTATTCAGCGTGCCGGTTTTTGCCCGCATCGTGCGCGCTTCAACCCTGTCTATTAAGCAAAGTGCCTATGTCGAGGCGGTGCGCTGCGTGGGCGCGCCGGACAGAGTCGTCATTTTGCGCCATATTTTGCCGGGCACACTGTCGAACGTGATTGTCTATTTCACCATGCGTATCGGCACCAGTATTTTAACCGCAGCCAGCCTGAGTTTCATCGGCCTCGGCCCGGAGCCAGACGTGCCTGAGTGGGGCAATATTTTGGCAATGAGCCGCAACATGATGATGGCTGGAAAATGGAACGTCTCGGTGTTCCCGGGGCTGGCAATTTTCCTCACCGTGCTGGCATTTAATCTTTTGGGTGACGCTTTACGCGACACTCTGGACCCTAAATTGAAGAAGTAA
- a CDS encoding YchO/YchP family invasin, producing MTDVTKNFYSFVKSPLCPLKLAVGIVISCALTPLDAQALITDSALLLNPGTDYSAPASTYNSIFNQPVSNPNALPDLGSSLNKNPAAKSQAFETKVATTLKQFGEDSTASGSDDPLREQAETLALEQAARLVKQETTSLLSPLGTTTINFDVSGGNLSGSSATLLSPLYASKSLLTYSQVGIQHQSGADVGNFGLGQRWSTGAWMLGYNAFIDDDFVSDLKRGSVGAEAWTDYLHLSANYYQPLSGYNAESQGSATMRRMASGYDIRTKAYLPFYRQIGATLSYEQYRGDRVDLFGDGNYQSNPSALSLGVNYTPVPLFTVSAERQQGQSGDNQDLVQLSLTYKLGVPLNQQLSPNYVAEAHSLRGSRFDAVDRNNIPVMEFRQRKTLSVYLATPPWTLQGGESLPLKLEIHAVNKIQALSWQGDTQALSLTSAKSNSDADGWTVIVPKWDDSPGASNSYRLSVTAVDSKQQNVTSNWITLNVSPPLSAYPQQDDLSFSSSSSSGH from the coding sequence ATGACCGACGTCACAAAAAATTTTTACAGTTTTGTTAAGAGCCCTCTGTGCCCTCTGAAGTTAGCAGTCGGCATTGTGATTTCTTGTGCCCTGACCCCGCTTGACGCGCAGGCTTTGATCACTGATTCCGCCTTGCTGCTTAACCCCGGCACTGATTATTCCGCTCCGGCTTCAACCTATAATTCGATTTTTAACCAGCCGGTCAGTAATCCCAATGCCTTGCCCGATCTCGGCAGCTCACTGAATAAAAATCCAGCGGCGAAGAGCCAGGCGTTTGAGACCAAGGTTGCCACTACCCTTAAACAGTTTGGCGAAGACAGCACGGCCAGCGGCAGTGATGACCCTTTAAGAGAGCAGGCGGAAACGCTGGCACTGGAGCAGGCTGCGCGTCTGGTCAAACAGGAAACCACCAGTCTGCTTTCTCCGCTGGGGACTACAACTATTAATTTCGACGTCAGCGGCGGTAACTTGAGCGGGAGTTCGGCAACCTTGCTGAGCCCGTTGTATGCCAGCAAATCGCTGCTGACTTACAGCCAGGTGGGGATCCAGCATCAGAGTGGAGCCGATGTCGGCAATTTTGGTCTCGGCCAGCGTTGGTCAACCGGAGCCTGGATGCTTGGATACAATGCTTTTATCGATGATGATTTTGTCAGCGATCTGAAACGCGGTAGCGTTGGTGCCGAAGCATGGACCGATTACCTGCATTTATCGGCTAACTATTATCAACCGCTGTCTGGCTATAATGCCGAGTCGCAGGGTTCTGCAACGATGCGCCGCATGGCCTCGGGATATGACATCCGCACCAAGGCTTATCTGCCGTTTTATCGCCAGATTGGTGCCACCCTCAGTTATGAACAGTATCGTGGCGATCGGGTTGACCTGTTTGGCGACGGTAATTATCAGAGCAACCCTTCGGCGCTGTCACTGGGTGTTAACTACACGCCGGTGCCGCTGTTTACCGTAAGCGCCGAGCGGCAACAGGGTCAAAGTGGCGATAATCAGGATCTGGTGCAGTTATCCCTGACCTACAAACTTGGCGTGCCGCTAAACCAGCAGCTTTCGCCGAATTATGTCGCCGAAGCCCATTCACTGCGCGGCAGCCGTTTTGATGCCGTCGATCGTAACAATATTCCTGTCATGGAGTTCCGCCAACGCAAAACGCTGTCCGTTTATCTGGCGACACCGCCCTGGACATTGCAAGGCGGGGAAAGCCTGCCGTTGAAGCTCGAAATCCACGCGGTCAACAAAATACAGGCGCTAAGCTGGCAGGGTGATACTCAGGCTCTCAGCCTGACTTCAGCAAAATCCAACAGCGATGCCGACGGTTGGACTGTGATTGTGCCGAAATGGGACGACAGCCCCGGCGCAAGCAATAGTTATCGCCTCTCGGTGACGGCAGTGGACAGCAAACAGCAGAACGTGACTTCAAACTGGATCACTCTCAACGTTTCGCCGCCGCTGAGTGCCTATCCGCAGCAGGACGATCTGAGTTTCAGCTCTTCGTCCAGCTCCGGCCATTAA
- a CDS encoding gluconate 2-dehydrogenase subunit 3 family protein, whose translation MSKKTLPGISRRQILSFTAASAVLGAAKAANAVSLKGTPVWSPFDSSPPPKIETDGWVFFTDAEAAAVEAIVDRLVPADNLSVGGKDAGCAVFIDHQLAGFYGTFDRLYMQGPFQPGTPEQGDQSPLVPQQRYRIGLAALEEYTQATYKKSFKDLTGDQQDDVLKGLESGKIALDSSSFKNQIDSKMFFAIVLKNTMEGFFADPIYGGNRNMVSWKMLGFPGARYDYREYIGKHNQKLDLEPLSISGGDAWKISKS comes from the coding sequence ATGAGCAAGAAGACCTTGCCGGGCATTTCGCGTCGGCAAATTCTGTCGTTTACCGCTGCTTCCGCCGTTCTCGGCGCGGCCAAGGCGGCAAATGCCGTCAGCCTTAAAGGTACGCCAGTCTGGAGTCCTTTCGACAGCAGCCCACCGCCAAAAATTGAAACCGATGGTTGGGTCTTCTTTACCGATGCAGAGGCCGCAGCGGTTGAAGCCATCGTCGATCGTCTGGTGCCCGCCGACAATCTCAGCGTCGGTGGCAAAGACGCAGGCTGTGCGGTGTTTATCGACCATCAGCTGGCTGGATTTTACGGCACGTTTGATCGCCTATATATGCAAGGCCCCTTCCAGCCCGGTACGCCAGAACAGGGGGATCAATCCCCACTGGTACCTCAGCAGCGCTATCGCATCGGCCTTGCCGCACTGGAAGAATACACTCAGGCAACCTACAAAAAATCCTTCAAGGATCTTACCGGCGACCAGCAGGACGATGTCCTGAAAGGGCTGGAAAGCGGCAAGATTGCCCTTGACTCCTCAAGCTTCAAGAATCAGATCGACTCCAAAATGTTTTTCGCCATCGTGCTGAAAAACACCATGGAAGGTTTCTTTGCCGACCCGATTTATGGTGGTAATCGCAATATGGTGTCGTGGAAAATGCTGGGTTTCCCTGGCGCGCGCTATGACTACCGCGAGTACATCGGCAAACATAATCAGAAACTCGATCTCGAACCTCTCAGCATCTCCGGCGGCGATGCATGGAAGATTTCCAAAAGCTAA
- a CDS encoding LysR family transcriptional regulator, producing the protein MRLRHIEVFQAVLQAGSVSGAARLLNVSQPNVSRVLNHAEQQLGFNLFDRTPQGLIITPEGRRLMPEVEALFSHIQSIGFLAEQLRQGAGQHVRIGSAHALGHSVMAPVLVDFHRKTPAGSVELVTGHFNTLSQDLMQYKMDFALAFGEQASAELVSETLYSANMVALLPLDCPVEGPVTLKWLSENDLLMLQQQDPLGQVLNRVLREQGLTPHASLHIKTYSVIADMVLAGGGVGVVDTFTAQRYVNQLKIVPVVDALPFEVILLSRRDQPQSQVGLALQQSIRHKLWELGES; encoded by the coding sequence ATGCGTTTGCGTCATATTGAAGTGTTTCAGGCGGTTTTGCAGGCAGGCAGCGTCAGCGGTGCTGCCCGGCTGCTTAATGTGTCGCAGCCAAATGTCAGCCGAGTCCTCAACCATGCCGAACAGCAGCTTGGTTTTAACCTGTTTGACCGCACTCCGCAGGGCCTGATCATTACTCCGGAAGGGCGCAGGTTAATGCCCGAGGTAGAGGCGCTGTTCAGTCACATTCAGTCAATCGGATTCCTGGCCGAGCAGTTGCGCCAGGGGGCGGGTCAACACGTCAGAATTGGGTCCGCTCACGCTCTGGGGCATAGCGTGATGGCGCCGGTGTTGGTTGATTTTCACCGCAAAACGCCAGCGGGCAGTGTTGAACTGGTGACCGGGCACTTTAATACCCTGAGTCAGGATTTGATGCAGTACAAAATGGATTTCGCGCTGGCCTTTGGCGAGCAGGCTTCAGCCGAGCTGGTTTCAGAAACGCTTTATTCGGCCAACATGGTGGCATTGTTGCCGCTGGATTGCCCGGTTGAAGGTCCGGTAACGCTGAAATGGTTAAGTGAAAATGATTTGCTGATGCTGCAACAGCAAGACCCGCTGGGGCAAGTGCTTAATCGGGTATTGCGCGAACAGGGGCTGACCCCGCACGCGTCATTGCATATCAAAACTTACTCGGTGATTGCCGATATGGTGCTAGCCGGAGGTGGCGTCGGCGTTGTCGATACCTTCACCGCCCAACGCTATGTCAATCAGCTAAAAATTGTTCCAGTGGTGGATGCTTTGCCGTTTGAGGTGATCCTGCTGAGCCGCCGCGATCAGCCACAGTCGCAGGTTGGTCTGGCCTTACAGCAATCAATCAGGCACAAGCTTTGGGAGCTGGGGGAGTCTTGA
- a CDS encoding P1 family peptidase has protein sequence MSLDVFNLRGVDALLERWRERRLLFTPRFPTGATNSISDIAGVTVGHSTMSAGEIQTGVTAIVPPGANLYTHPLPCGAAVLNGFAKPVGLTQVMELGELQTPILLGNTFSVGTLFNAMVRQSCADFPQIGRGSATINPLVLECNDAYLNDIQAMALSEQNAMAALNSASTDFARGSVGAGRGMSCFGLKGGIGTASRHDEKLDTQIGVLVLANFGVLSELTLDGVRIGAEIEQLLPELAPQVDAGSIIIIMACDRYLDSRQLTRIARRAGAGLGRLGSYWGHGSGDIAVAFSTCREGELLADEQLEPLLAMAADATEQAVLDAMLAAETVIGFQKHFRLGLAGVLDSLATR, from the coding sequence ATGTCTTTAGATGTATTTAACCTGCGGGGCGTGGATGCCTTGCTGGAGCGTTGGCGTGAAAGGCGGCTACTGTTTACCCCGCGTTTCCCAACCGGTGCCACCAACAGCATCAGCGATATTGCGGGCGTGACGGTAGGTCATAGCACAATGTCAGCGGGCGAGATTCAGACTGGCGTGACGGCGATTGTCCCGCCCGGTGCCAATCTTTATACCCATCCTTTACCCTGTGGCGCGGCGGTGTTGAACGGTTTTGCCAAACCTGTCGGCCTGACGCAGGTGATGGAGCTGGGCGAGCTGCAAACCCCAATCCTGCTGGGCAATACGTTTTCTGTTGGCACACTGTTTAACGCCATGGTGCGACAGAGCTGTGCTGATTTTCCGCAGATTGGGCGTGGCAGTGCGACGATCAATCCACTGGTTTTAGAATGCAATGACGCCTATCTGAATGATATTCAGGCGATGGCGCTAAGTGAACAAAATGCCATGGCGGCATTAAATTCTGCCTCAACTGACTTTGCTCGTGGCAGCGTCGGCGCGGGACGAGGAATGAGCTGTTTTGGTCTTAAAGGCGGGATTGGCACAGCGTCGCGCCACGATGAAAAGCTAGACACGCAGATTGGCGTGTTGGTACTCGCCAACTTTGGCGTGCTTTCTGAGTTGACCCTGGACGGTGTGCGTATTGGTGCTGAAATCGAGCAACTACTGCCGGAGCTGGCACCGCAGGTTGATGCCGGTTCAATCATTATTATCATGGCCTGCGATCGCTATCTTGATAGTCGCCAGCTGACGCGGATTGCGCGCCGTGCCGGAGCAGGGCTGGGGCGACTCGGCAGCTATTGGGGCCATGGGTCGGGCGATATTGCGGTGGCATTTTCCACTTGCCGCGAGGGCGAGCTTTTAGCCGATGAACAGCTTGAACCGCTGCTGGCGATGGCCGCCGATGCCACCGAACAGGCGGTGCTTGATGCGATGTTGGCCGCTGAAACGGTCATCGGTTTCCAAAAACATTTCCGTTTAGGACTGGCAGGCGTACTCGACAGTCTGGCGACCCGTTAA
- a CDS encoding cytochrome c — MKKLASFSLGLLALGISALAHAGGNGDYSQVERGRYLATLGDCAACHTSGVQGSKPYAGGVALQTPFGLLMGANITPDPDTGIGKWTFDDFQRAMSHGIGHDGVRLYGAMPFTAYTKVTREDNRAIWEYLQTLQPVHNTVISNQLPFPFNIRTSLIVWNWMNFEQGAFIPDLKKSADWNRGAYIVAGLGHCGTCHTPKNLLGGDKNSQYLQGGVVEGWMAPDITVNNHTGIGKWTVEDITAYLKNGINRYDMASGPMAEEVKNSSNHWTDADLKAVAVYLKDSGHDSGSQPPEPIKANDSSMIAGKAIYADRCSGCHTPDGKGQEGLFPRLADSPLIVSSNATSLIHVVLAGSRPVDTDAAPTAPGMPSFGGNMSDADVANVLTYIRNSWGNSASAVSSGDVKDLRDKLRE, encoded by the coding sequence ATGAAAAAACTGGCATCTTTTTCACTAGGATTATTGGCGCTGGGCATCAGTGCCCTGGCGCACGCGGGGGGGAACGGCGATTACTCACAGGTTGAGCGCGGCCGTTATCTGGCCACGTTAGGCGACTGCGCCGCCTGCCATACCTCGGGCGTTCAAGGCAGTAAACCTTATGCCGGTGGTGTAGCACTTCAGACCCCGTTTGGTTTACTGATGGGGGCCAACATTACCCCGGACCCTGATACCGGCATCGGCAAGTGGACATTTGACGATTTCCAGCGCGCGATGTCTCATGGCATCGGCCACGACGGCGTTCGTCTTTATGGCGCGATGCCGTTTACTGCCTATACCAAAGTCACCCGCGAGGATAATCGGGCAATTTGGGAATATTTGCAGACGCTACAGCCGGTGCATAACACCGTGATATCGAACCAACTCCCCTTCCCGTTTAATATTCGCACCAGTCTGATCGTCTGGAACTGGATGAATTTCGAACAGGGCGCGTTTATTCCTGACCTGAAAAAGTCTGCCGACTGGAATCGCGGCGCTTATATTGTTGCCGGATTAGGACACTGCGGCACCTGCCATACGCCGAAAAACCTGTTAGGTGGTGATAAAAACAGTCAGTATCTGCAAGGCGGCGTAGTTGAAGGCTGGATGGCGCCAGATATCACCGTCAACAATCACACCGGCATTGGCAAATGGACGGTAGAAGACATCACCGCGTACTTAAAAAATGGGATAAACCGCTACGATATGGCCTCTGGCCCAATGGCTGAAGAAGTTAAAAACTCGTCGAATCACTGGACTGACGCGGATTTGAAAGCGGTGGCGGTTTACCTGAAGGACAGCGGGCACGACAGTGGCAGTCAGCCACCGGAACCGATAAAAGCCAATGACAGCAGTATGATAGCTGGCAAAGCCATTTATGCCGACCGTTGTTCCGGCTGCCATACGCCTGATGGCAAAGGTCAGGAAGGCCTGTTCCCTCGACTGGCTGATTCACCGTTAATCGTTAGCAGCAATGCGACCTCGCTGATTCACGTAGTGCTGGCGGGCAGCCGTCCGGTTGATACCGATGCAGCCCCAACGGCACCGGGCATGCCGTCGTTTGGTGGCAACATGAGTGATGCCGACGTAGCCAACGTGCTGACCTATATTCGCAACAGCTGGGGCAACTCGGCGTCGGCGGTTAGCAGCGGCGACGTGAAGGACCTACGTGATAAACTGCGGGAATAG
- a CDS encoding iron-containing alcohol dehydrogenase family protein yields the protein MFTHRLVFPGSVLRGRGAIKHLGAMCGRLGQRALLVGGERGIASVEAKVADQLDQQMVSYLGHEKLAGQCCEQEIKRLADRLKMQGVEVVIATGGGRALDTAKAAGVLCNIPVVTLPSIAGTCSAVTPLAFRYHQNGQFRDMFPLACGPAAVVIDADLLATAPLHWLSAGMGDTLAKWYEYRAISDLNLLSGLAGVARTNSELCFTLIQHYAADACEAVRAGQANLALEQVLDAIFLYAGLTSIMSNGAHTGAAHALYDGFTACAKTRPVAHGLLVGFGNLCLLALENRPDSELLAAIELARACAIPVDLKSIASGLDEADLQLIVEQSLKTPDMANMPMEVTNQQMHEAIARVERLSLVKA from the coding sequence ATGTTCACTCATCGACTGGTTTTTCCGGGCAGCGTGCTGCGCGGGCGTGGAGCAATCAAACACCTTGGCGCGATGTGCGGCCGTTTAGGGCAACGCGCGCTATTGGTCGGTGGTGAGCGGGGGATTGCCAGCGTGGAGGCAAAAGTCGCCGACCAGTTAGACCAGCAAATGGTCAGTTATCTCGGACATGAAAAACTGGCAGGCCAATGCTGCGAGCAGGAAATCAAACGTCTGGCCGATCGTCTTAAAATGCAGGGTGTTGAAGTGGTGATTGCCACTGGTGGCGGCCGTGCTTTAGATACCGCCAAGGCCGCAGGCGTGTTGTGTAATATTCCGGTTGTGACATTGCCAAGCATTGCCGGGACCTGCTCGGCGGTCACACCGCTGGCGTTTCGTTATCATCAAAATGGCCAGTTTCGCGATATGTTTCCTCTGGCCTGTGGGCCGGCTGCAGTAGTAATCGATGCAGATTTACTGGCCACCGCGCCGCTACACTGGTTGTCTGCAGGCATGGGCGATACGCTGGCAAAATGGTATGAATATCGCGCCATCAGCGATTTAAATCTGTTGTCAGGTCTCGCCGGTGTCGCACGCACCAACAGCGAACTCTGCTTTACGCTGATCCAGCATTATGCTGCTGACGCCTGCGAAGCAGTCCGCGCCGGGCAGGCCAACCTGGCGCTGGAGCAGGTACTGGATGCCATTTTCCTTTACGCCGGACTGACTTCCATCATGAGCAATGGTGCGCACACTGGCGCGGCTCATGCCCTTTACGATGGTTTTACCGCCTGTGCAAAAACTCGGCCGGTTGCTCACGGATTGCTGGTGGGGTTTGGCAATCTTTGCCTGCTGGCTTTGGAAAATCGTCCTGATTCGGAGCTGCTTGCCGCCATTGAACTTGCGCGCGCCTGCGCCATACCGGTGGACCTCAAGTCGATTGCCAGCGGTCTGGATGAAGCCGATTTACAGCTGATCGTCGAGCAAAGCCTCAAGACGCCCGACATGGCCAATATGCCAATGGAAGTAACGAATCAGCAAATGCATGAGGCGATAGCGCGAGTCGAGCGCTTGAGTCTGGTCAAGGCTTAA